In the genome of Candidatus Eisenbacteria bacterium, one region contains:
- a CDS encoding DUF5668 domain-containing protein, whose translation MFGKGNSIAFPLTLIAIGVMLLLKEFGYLHGNILRYWPVLLIVWGVGMIWAARKG comes from the coding sequence TTGTTCGGTAAGGGAAACAGCATCGCGTTTCCGCTCACGCTGATCGCGATCGGCGTGATGCTGCTCCTGAAGGAATTCGGATACCTCCACGGCAACATCCTGCGCTACTGGCCCGTGCTCCTGATCGTGTGGGGCGTGGGGATGATCTGGGCCGCCCGGAAGGGGTGA